TTTTTAGAAAATCAACAACTAAAGGGTTCGTTAGAGCTTTTCTCCTATATTTCACATACTGAATTAAATGATAATGGGGTGAATATAAAAAATGGCCCTTAAGATCCAGTTTTTACTATATAGTTATATTTATATTGATGTAACTATAAGTATTAATAATTATGTTACTGTTGTTTTGTAGAAGTTGATGGCTCTCATCCCCCACCTACCAGCCTTCGGCTGTCGAGGAAGGGGACTTCCCGCCTTAGAGTTAAAGAATAGAATTTGATAAAACAGAATTGAATAAGTCCCTTTGCTTTAGAACTATAATATAAAGATTTTCGATGAGCCTCGATCAGCCGGCTCACCGACTTCCTTTTAGAAATTGATTAATGAACTGATATCTTTTCCTTGTAGCTTACTTTTTGTACTTGGGCAGAAGCTGCATGAATTCTGAAGCTTCCATTACGGGGACGCTGTCAATCACGCAGACATCTGACCAGGGCAGGTTGAAGGCTCCGTAAGCCTCGGCACTTTCTGCTTCGTAAAGAATGTAATAGCGGTTTCCGGAAAGGTCAACCCACTGGTTGATGACATCAATTCCCTCAGGAATGTTCAGTTTCTTGAAGTGTTCAAGGATCTTATCGCGATTCTCAGGGTCCCAGGTACTAACGTCCATGAATAACATCTTATACCACTCCTTTTATTTTTTATGCCGCCCATACCCCTTCCTGGAAGCTCAGGCAGCCTCTATTCAGCATGCGGGTTCTTTATTGAGAGCTCAACCTTAAGGAAAACATGTGTGTTCCCCTCTACCATCCCCTTACAGGTATGACCTGTGTGCCCCCAAAAAGCCGGTTTACGGCAGAATTCAGAACATTTTTTAGTTTTCTCTGTCTCTCCTTTATCTGTCACTCCCAAATCCCCATGAGTGACAAATCCGGTAAGACAGGCAGCCTTGCAGAAAGAAGTTCTACAGGCACAAACAGTATAATATCATCCCTTAGGCTATATAATAGTTCGTCCGAAGGGATTGTTTTGAGTTAAATATTCTCATTAATATACATAACTTTATTTTTCTTTCGTCAGCAGTTCGGCTGATTCAAACCCGGCTTTTACCGAACCGTTCATACTCCTTTCCGGATAATTGGTTGAGGAGAACATACCTGCAAGGTAAAGCCCGGATGGGCCTGCAGCAAAAGGAAGTACATTTTTAAGATAGCCCTGTTCGTATACAGGAGCGGTATCTGTTCTGCGGTAGAGCTTCGTCCAGCGAACCCATTCTCTTGAGAATTCGGGAAACATTTTTTCGAGCCCGCTTAGATAAGAATCAAGAATATTTTCTTCTTTTTGAGTCCAGAGGGCACTC
The Methanosarcina sp. WWM596 DNA segment above includes these coding regions:
- a CDS encoding DUF3303 domain-containing protein, yielding MLFMDVSTWDPENRDKILEHFKKLNIPEGIDVINQWVDLSGNRYYILYEAESAEAYGAFNLPWSDVCVIDSVPVMEASEFMQLLPKYKK